One genomic segment of Salinigranum rubrum includes these proteins:
- a CDS encoding ubiquitin-like small modifier protein 1 → MHVTLKFFATFREIVGSKTVDREFEEGVTVGEVLSALESEYDDLVGELLVDGDLKPQINVLKNGREVLHMEGIETRLEDGDTLSVFPPVAGGCR, encoded by the coding sequence ATGCACGTGACGCTGAAGTTCTTCGCCACTTTCCGGGAGATCGTCGGCTCGAAGACGGTCGACCGCGAGTTCGAGGAGGGAGTGACGGTCGGCGAGGTGCTCTCGGCCCTCGAATCGGAGTACGACGACCTCGTGGGCGAACTCCTCGTCGACGGCGACCTCAAGCCGCAGATCAACGTCCTGAAGAACGGCCGCGAGGTGCTCCACATGGAGGGCATCGAGACGCGACTCGAAGACGGCGACACGCTGAGCGTCTTCCCACCGGTCGCCGGCGGCTGTCGATGA
- a CDS encoding ABC transporter substrate-binding protein → MQGDSPDWSVLNRRRVLGLGAASLAGLAGCTSGDGDSSGSNEGSGGSDSTESGSGSGTGTESGSSSEMSGGRLRLAQVKSPLEFDPIVLNDVPSLEVSQHIFDGLYEYNEGTELVPQLATGEPEISNDGTRWVVEMTGDATFTNGDPLTAEDVKYTYEAPVAEETENASEYNMIDTISVVDETTVQFDLKFPYGPFRHLLDLGIVPMSVREEDKEAFNTQQPVGSGPFEFVEWQEGNFVRLQRNDDYWGDPVPNLAEVEFVPVEEATTRVTTLRNGENDVIKEIPPKLYSTVRGISDASIDEVPGIGYFYLAFNCNEGPTADPMVREAIDYCFSMDQAVSNYVEPTGIRQYSPLPASVAEDWNMPVDEWSQIPHDKNIDEATALFEEAGVPMDYQWRIIVPPDDKREQIGVTVSNGLKEAGFDNVSVQRLDWGAFLDQYVSGSEDDYNMYTLGWSGDPDPDAFTYFLLGRTEDTLGVTNGTYWGANSDVGKQAAEKFVQARQLADREQRRQLYIEGITSALEERAHIPAYNLKNSFGVKNYVEGFASHPVDQFHIATNHNNVSVDK, encoded by the coding sequence ATGCAAGGCGACAGCCCTGATTGGAGCGTACTGAATCGGCGGCGAGTCCTCGGGCTCGGTGCGGCCAGCCTGGCAGGCCTCGCCGGGTGTACCAGCGGTGACGGCGACTCATCCGGTTCGAACGAGGGAAGCGGCGGGTCGGACTCGACCGAGTCCGGATCCGGATCCGGGACCGGGACCGAATCCGGTTCGTCGAGCGAGATGTCCGGCGGAAGGCTCCGCCTCGCGCAGGTCAAGAGCCCGCTGGAGTTCGACCCGATCGTCCTGAACGACGTCCCGTCGCTGGAAGTCTCTCAGCACATCTTCGACGGTCTCTACGAGTACAACGAGGGGACCGAACTCGTCCCGCAACTGGCGACCGGAGAGCCCGAGATATCGAACGACGGGACGCGCTGGGTCGTCGAGATGACCGGCGACGCGACGTTCACCAACGGCGACCCCCTCACCGCCGAGGACGTCAAGTACACGTACGAGGCGCCGGTGGCCGAGGAGACGGAGAACGCGAGCGAGTACAACATGATCGACACGATCAGCGTGGTCGACGAGACCACGGTTCAGTTCGATCTCAAGTTCCCCTACGGCCCGTTCAGGCACCTGCTCGACCTCGGTATCGTTCCGATGTCCGTCCGTGAGGAGGACAAGGAGGCGTTCAACACTCAACAGCCCGTCGGCTCGGGTCCCTTCGAGTTCGTCGAGTGGCAGGAGGGCAACTTCGTCCGCCTCCAGCGCAACGACGATTACTGGGGCGACCCCGTGCCCAACCTCGCCGAGGTCGAGTTCGTTCCCGTCGAGGAGGCGACCACGCGGGTCACGACGCTACGGAACGGCGAGAACGACGTCATCAAGGAAATCCCGCCGAAGCTGTACTCGACCGTTCGCGGAATCTCCGACGCGAGTATCGACGAGGTGCCGGGCATCGGCTACTTCTACCTCGCGTTCAACTGCAACGAGGGGCCGACGGCGGACCCGATGGTCCGGGAGGCCATCGACTACTGTTTCAGCATGGACCAGGCCGTCTCCAACTACGTCGAGCCGACCGGCATCCGACAGTACAGCCCCCTCCCGGCCTCGGTCGCCGAAGACTGGAACATGCCCGTCGACGAGTGGTCACAGATTCCCCACGACAAGAACATCGACGAAGCGACGGCCCTGTTCGAAGAGGCCGGCGTCCCGATGGACTACCAGTGGCGGATCATCGTCCCGCCGGACGACAAGCGCGAACAGATCGGTGTCACGGTGTCGAACGGCCTCAAGGAGGCCGGTTTCGACAACGTCTCGGTCCAGCGGCTCGACTGGGGGGCGTTCCTCGACCAGTACGTCAGCGGGAGCGAGGACGACTACAACATGTACACGCTCGGCTGGTCCGGCGACCCCGACCCCGACGCGTTCACGTACTTCCTCCTCGGGCGGACCGAGGACACGCTCGGTGTCACCAACGGCACCTACTGGGGTGCGAACAGCGACGTCGGCAAGCAAGCCGCCGAGAAGTTCGTTCAGGCCCGACAGCTCGCCGACCGCGAACAGCGGCGGCAACTGTACATCGAGGGCATCACGAGTGCGCTCGAAGAGCGCGCGCACATCCCCGCGTACAACCTCAAGAACAGCTTCGGCGTGAAGAACTACGTCGAGGGCTTCGCGTCGCACCCGGTCGACCAGTTCCACATCGCGACCAACCACAACAACGTCTCGGTCGACAAGTAG
- a CDS encoding ABC transporter ATP-binding protein — protein sequence MSGAVERSSDAGVDTDERDEPLLRVEGLTKHFTQGDGFLSSLFGTETVKAVEDVSFDIERGETLGLVGESGCGKSTLARTVLRLLDPTDGSVYFKGADLAAMSGERLRRQRQDMQMIFQDPQSSLDPRMKVGPIVEEPMRAHGLYEGEREERARMLLNKVGLDPQHYNRYPHQFSGGQRQRVNLARALAVNPDFIVCDEPTSALDASIQAQVLNTMRELQREFGLTYLFISHDLSVIRHISDRVAVMYLGQLVELAGTDELFENPQHPYTDALLQSIPVPDPRATGARGVLEGDVPSPIEPPSGCRFRTRCPKLIAPDIGMTDAEWERVRRFMRAVSRRTLVVDDTGEQAVRSEFFPNGTPSGEAGDAVAEAIDALLADDVDRAETVLTETFAERSICAREEPAYEVEPEVGTGRHFSACHLHR from the coding sequence ATGAGCGGGGCGGTCGAACGGTCGTCGGACGCCGGCGTCGACACCGACGAGCGGGACGAACCGCTCCTGCGCGTCGAGGGACTCACGAAGCACTTCACGCAGGGGGACGGCTTCCTCTCCAGCCTCTTCGGGACGGAGACGGTGAAGGCCGTCGAGGACGTGAGCTTCGACATCGAGCGCGGGGAGACGCTGGGGCTGGTGGGCGAGTCCGGCTGTGGGAAATCGACGCTCGCGCGGACCGTGCTCCGCCTCTTGGACCCGACCGACGGGTCGGTGTACTTCAAGGGGGCGGACCTCGCGGCGATGTCGGGCGAACGGCTCCGCCGGCAGCGCCAGGACATGCAGATGATCTTTCAGGACCCCCAGTCGTCGCTGGACCCGCGGATGAAAGTCGGCCCCATCGTCGAGGAGCCGATGCGCGCACACGGCCTGTACGAGGGCGAACGCGAGGAGCGCGCGCGGATGCTCCTGAACAAGGTGGGGCTGGACCCCCAGCACTACAACCGCTACCCCCACCAGTTCTCGGGCGGGCAGCGCCAGCGGGTGAACCTCGCGCGGGCGCTCGCGGTGAACCCCGACTTCATCGTCTGTGACGAGCCGACGAGCGCGCTCGACGCCTCCATCCAGGCGCAGGTGCTCAACACCATGCGGGAGCTCCAGCGCGAGTTCGGCCTCACGTACCTGTTCATCAGTCACGACCTGAGCGTCATCAGACACATCTCCGACCGGGTCGCCGTGATGTACCTGGGACAACTGGTCGAACTCGCCGGGACGGACGAACTGTTCGAGAACCCCCAACACCCCTACACCGACGCCCTCTTGCAGTCGATTCCGGTGCCGGACCCCCGGGCGACGGGGGCGCGCGGCGTCCTCGAAGGGGACGTCCCCTCCCCCATCGAGCCTCCCTCGGGCTGTCGATTCAGAACGAGGTGTCCGAAGCTCATCGCACCGGACATCGGGATGACGGACGCGGAGTGGGAGCGCGTCCGGCGATTCATGCGGGCGGTCTCCCGCCGCACCCTCGTGGTCGACGACACGGGCGAGCAAGCCGTCCGCTCGGAGTTCTTCCCGAACGGAACGCCATCGGGCGAGGCGGGTGACGCCGTCGCGGAGGCCATCGACGCGCTCCTCGCCGACGACGTCGACCGCGCGGAGACGGTGTTGACCGAGACGTTCGCCGAGCGGAGCATCTGTGCCCGCGAGGAACCGGCGTACGAGGTCGAACCGGAGGTCGGCACCGGGCGGCACTTCTCGGCCTGTCACCTCCACCGGTGA
- a CDS encoding ABC transporter permease produces the protein MAQDTSSSTSNRSQQSWQSTVSEDGFDTSEESQPEARVGLRYTLSQVRRDPTALLGLGIIGVMTAVALVAFVDSIVFDVLADVAFFADLGVRQYMLAEAVWYNPVNDPDNVEALLPPVGMTNELYPNQPGTLAHPLGTDDRGRDILARLFYGTRIAITVGIVSTGIAMILGTLVGSVAGYYGGRIDDALMRGAEVLFAIPFLVLVIAFMTAFGRNLTFAMVGVGIATIPTFARLIRSRVLSVREEDFVEAARAAGVRDRNIILRHVIPNSFAPVLVQATLQVGINILIIAGLSFLGYGAQPPTPSWGQMLSSSRNYMLPNPWFSIWPGIAILVTVVGFNLLGDGLRDALDPRINN, from the coding sequence ATGGCACAGGACACCTCATCATCGACCTCGAACCGCAGCCAGCAGTCGTGGCAGAGCACCGTGAGCGAGGACGGCTTCGACACCTCCGAAGAGAGCCAACCCGAAGCGCGCGTCGGTCTCCGGTACACGCTCTCGCAGGTCCGCCGCGACCCCACCGCGCTGTTGGGCCTCGGCATCATCGGCGTCATGACGGCCGTCGCCCTCGTCGCGTTCGTCGACAGCATCGTCTTCGACGTCCTCGCGGACGTCGCGTTCTTCGCCGACCTGGGAGTCAGGCAGTACATGCTCGCGGAGGCGGTCTGGTACAACCCGGTGAACGACCCGGACAACGTCGAGGCGCTCCTGCCGCCGGTCGGCATGACGAACGAACTCTACCCGAACCAGCCGGGGACGCTCGCACACCCGCTGGGAACGGACGACCGCGGCCGCGACATCCTCGCGCGCCTCTTTTACGGCACCAGAATCGCCATCACCGTCGGCATCGTTTCGACGGGCATCGCGATGATTCTGGGGACGCTCGTCGGGAGCGTGGCGGGGTACTACGGCGGCCGCATCGACGACGCGCTCATGCGCGGTGCCGAAGTGCTGTTCGCTATCCCCTTCCTGGTGCTCGTCATCGCGTTCATGACGGCGTTCGGCCGCAACCTCACCTTCGCGATGGTCGGCGTCGGCATCGCGACGATTCCGACGTTCGCGCGGCTCATCCGCTCGCGCGTACTGAGTGTGCGAGAAGAGGACTTCGTCGAGGCCGCCCGCGCCGCGGGAGTGAGAGACCGAAACATCATCCTCAGACACGTCATCCCGAACAGTTTCGCCCCCGTGCTGGTGCAGGCGACGCTGCAGGTCGGCATCAACATCCTCATCATCGCCGGTCTCTCGTTCCTCGGCTACGGCGCGCAACCGCCGACGCCGTCGTGGGGGCAGATGCTCTCGTCGTCACGCAACTACATGCTTCCCAATCCCTGGTTCAGCATCTGGCCCGGTATCGCTATCCTCGTCACCGTGGTGGGGTTCAACCTCCTCGGCGACGGCCTGCGAGACGCACTCGACCCCCGAATCAACAACTGA
- a CDS encoding universal stress protein, giving the protein MTRILIAIDGSEPSEKALDFALDRHADADLVAVAVLDPTAYVQGSADLILPDTESWREDAEEGVKAVLESAADRAGTHGIDLETEMVYGAPARSIVEYADDHDVDQIIVGSHGRDGVSRVLLGSVAETVVRRSSVPVTVVR; this is encoded by the coding sequence ATGACACGTATCCTCATCGCCATCGACGGCTCCGAGCCCTCCGAGAAAGCACTGGACTTCGCGCTCGACCGCCACGCCGACGCCGACCTCGTCGCCGTCGCGGTGCTGGACCCGACGGCGTACGTCCAGGGCTCGGCGGACCTCATCCTCCCCGACACCGAGTCCTGGCGCGAGGACGCCGAGGAGGGGGTCAAGGCAGTGCTCGAATCCGCCGCCGACAGGGCCGGAACGCACGGCATCGACCTAGAGACCGAGATGGTGTACGGCGCGCCCGCACGCTCCATCGTCGAGTACGCCGACGACCACGACGTCGACCAGATCATCGTCGGCAGCCACGGTCGAGACGGCGTCTCGCGCGTCCTCCTCGGGAGCGTCGCCGAGACGGTGGTTCGGCGGTCGTCCGTCCCGGTGACGGTCGTTCGGTAA
- a CDS encoding sensor histidine kinase, producing the protein MALGEITWTGLVILIGVALGAGVSFWLAAVATRRDAPVARTYRWLNLVCAMVCVALIAMYLSPTLPLAFAAHVTYLGSILGTAVVFVLFVIVYTGNRHWLTPRRVGLLVAEPVVYVLLVATNPFHGLMLADVYTVQFEGLTTMQGRATVLSNFQILYTLLLTTAGYALLARFYLRTRNVYRKQTGLIFLGGLLIPIGAFLYSGDVTPIDLTPFALVVNSIVVWVALFRYDFLDVTPLAADLLIEEMEDAVLVTGRAGEILDANRAAERLFASTRDGSVQDSVSKSKGDLVGRSLPAVSPSLAEAVDGGDLFVHTTDEVGHSLKLDPSVTSIHDQFGIRRGTLLVLRDITEQVRRQAELERQNERLDEFTSVVSHDLRNPLSVVEGYVALAREEDDTAHLDRAANAIGRMNALIEDLLTLAREGQSVDEVERVPLASVVDAAWQNVDGGEEATLVNEAEGVVKADAKRLQQLFENLFRNAIEHAGPDVAIRVGREDGDFYVEDDGPGVPAAERERVFERGYSSLSSGTGFGLAIVQTIAQAHGWSVRLVEGRNGGARFEFTGVDSHLPLVS; encoded by the coding sequence ATGGCTCTGGGCGAGATAACCTGGACAGGTCTCGTAATCTTGATCGGTGTCGCGCTCGGCGCCGGCGTCAGCTTCTGGCTCGCAGCGGTCGCCACCAGGCGAGACGCGCCGGTCGCCCGCACGTACCGGTGGCTCAATCTCGTATGTGCAATGGTCTGTGTCGCACTGATAGCGATGTATCTCAGTCCGACTCTACCGCTCGCTTTCGCAGCCCACGTGACCTACCTCGGCTCCATCCTGGGCACCGCCGTGGTGTTCGTCCTGTTCGTAATCGTGTACACGGGGAACCGTCACTGGCTCACCCCCCGACGGGTCGGACTCCTCGTGGCCGAGCCGGTGGTGTACGTCCTTCTGGTGGCCACGAACCCGTTCCACGGTCTGATGCTGGCTGACGTCTACACTGTCCAGTTCGAAGGGTTGACCACGATGCAGGGTCGGGCCACGGTGCTCTCGAATTTCCAGATTCTGTACACGCTACTCCTGACGACGGCTGGCTACGCTCTCCTGGCGCGCTTTTACCTCCGGACGCGCAACGTCTACCGCAAGCAGACGGGCCTGATCTTTCTCGGCGGTCTTCTCATCCCGATTGGTGCGTTTCTCTACAGCGGGGACGTGACCCCTATCGATCTGACTCCCTTCGCGCTCGTGGTCAACAGCATCGTCGTCTGGGTCGCGCTCTTCCGGTACGACTTCCTCGACGTCACGCCACTGGCGGCCGACCTGCTCATCGAGGAGATGGAGGATGCGGTCCTCGTGACCGGACGAGCGGGGGAGATTCTCGACGCCAACAGAGCGGCCGAGAGGCTGTTCGCCTCGACGCGAGACGGTTCGGTGCAGGACTCGGTCTCGAAGTCGAAGGGAGACCTCGTCGGGCGGTCACTGCCGGCCGTCTCGCCGTCGCTCGCGGAGGCGGTGGACGGCGGTGACCTCTTCGTCCACACGACGGACGAGGTCGGCCACTCGCTGAAGTTAGATCCGAGCGTGACGTCGATCCACGACCAGTTCGGCATTCGGCGGGGAACGCTGCTCGTCCTGCGTGACATCACTGAACAGGTGCGTCGGCAGGCGGAACTGGAACGACAGAACGAACGTCTCGACGAGTTCACGAGCGTGGTCAGCCACGACCTGCGGAACCCGCTATCCGTCGTGGAGGGGTACGTCGCCCTCGCGCGTGAGGAGGACGACACGGCCCACCTCGACCGGGCGGCCAATGCGATCGGTCGGATGAACGCGCTCATCGAGGACCTCCTGACGCTGGCCCGCGAGGGGCAGTCGGTGGACGAGGTCGAACGGGTTCCGTTGGCGTCGGTCGTCGACGCGGCGTGGCAGAACGTCGACGGCGGCGAGGAGGCCACGCTGGTCAACGAGGCTGAGGGGGTCGTGAAAGCCGACGCCAAGCGTCTCCAGCAACTGTTCGAGAACCTCTTTCGGAACGCGATCGAACACGCCGGGCCGGACGTGGCGATCCGCGTCGGACGTGAAGACGGCGACTTCTACGTCGAAGACGACGGGCCAGGCGTTCCAGCCGCAGAGCGCGAGCGCGTCTTCGAGCGTGGGTACTCCTCGTTGTCGTCGGGAACCGGGTTCGGTCTGGCGATCGTCCAGACGATCGCGCAGGCTCACGGCTGGTCGGTGCGTCTCGTCGAGGGTCGCAACGGCGGCGCGCGATTCGAGTTTACGGGTGTGGACTCTCACCTGCCCCTCGTCTCGTGA
- a CDS encoding HVO_2142 family zinc finger protein translates to MVTEDIDDIPPRWCPDCGDELALAGLQRAGIGQYFCETCRRRHDRYVGQSDASA, encoded by the coding sequence ATGGTCACCGAAGACATCGACGACATCCCTCCTCGGTGGTGCCCCGACTGCGGCGACGAACTCGCGCTCGCCGGCCTCCAGCGGGCCGGCATCGGCCAGTACTTCTGTGAGACGTGTCGTCGTCGACACGACCGCTACGTCGGACAGTCCGACGCGAGCGCGTAG
- the trmY gene encoding tRNA (pseudouridine(54)-N(1))-methyltransferase TrmY has protein sequence MRQFVVTGHDAPTTPDFSLDDLPSGAGRLDVLCRCVNSAFFLSHAIREDVRAYLVLADSFTIEFDGREVRRLNPDERSTAARIRGALEQREEAIGHIPAETSPGVSIRRVGFEQTLRDVAEESTIVELHEAGTPVVDVDPPEDPTFVLSDHRDFTDEEAALLDELSDQRVRLGPHAMHADHAITVAHNYLDTAGYTAY, from the coding sequence ATGCGACAGTTCGTGGTCACGGGACACGACGCCCCCACGACCCCCGATTTCAGCCTCGATGACCTCCCGAGCGGTGCCGGCCGGTTGGACGTCCTCTGTCGGTGTGTCAACTCGGCGTTCTTCCTCTCGCACGCCATCAGAGAGGACGTCCGTGCGTACCTCGTGCTCGCCGACTCGTTCACCATCGAGTTCGACGGCCGTGAGGTTCGAAGGCTGAACCCCGACGAACGGAGCACCGCCGCCCGGATTCGTGGCGCCCTCGAACAGCGCGAGGAGGCCATCGGTCACATCCCCGCCGAGACGAGTCCGGGCGTGTCGATTCGGCGGGTGGGGTTCGAGCAGACGCTCCGGGATGTAGCGGAAGAATCGACTATCGTCGAACTCCACGAAGCGGGCACTCCGGTGGTCGACGTCGACCCGCCGGAGGACCCGACGTTCGTCCTCTCGGACCACCGCGACTTCACCGACGAGGAAGCCGCTCTACTGGATGAACTGTCCGACCAGCGCGTCAGGCTCGGTCCGCACGCCATGCACGCCGACCACGCCATCACCGTCGCGCACAACTACCTCGATACGGCGGGGTACACGGCGTACTGA
- a CDS encoding AzlC family ABC transporter permease, with protein MSRLPPAAREGVRTSLPLVVSIVPFGLVAGVAAVDAGLSPVAALGMSVVVFAGAAQLAVIDLLGRDASLVVAVVTGVVVNLRMMMYSASIAPYFQRYRARWKAFLAFFLTDQAYAVSIARFEARDGEERDASGERGDWFYLGVGASLWVGWVVTTAVGVGLGRGLPDSWGLDFAVPLIFLALLVPRIEDGTTAAAGVVAGLVALFGSGLPYELGLPLAAAVGVGVGLVAEEVRGR; from the coding sequence ATGTCACGCCTTCCACCGGCCGCCCGCGAGGGGGTGCGCACGTCGCTCCCGCTCGTCGTCAGCATCGTCCCCTTCGGCCTCGTCGCGGGGGTCGCCGCGGTCGACGCCGGCCTCTCGCCCGTCGCCGCGCTCGGGATGTCCGTCGTCGTCTTCGCCGGGGCCGCCCAACTCGCCGTCATCGACCTGCTCGGACGGGACGCGTCGCTCGTCGTGGCGGTGGTCACCGGCGTCGTCGTCAACCTCCGGATGATGATGTACTCGGCCTCCATCGCGCCGTACTTCCAGCGGTACCGCGCGCGCTGGAAGGCGTTCCTGGCCTTTTTCCTCACGGACCAGGCGTACGCGGTCAGCATCGCGCGGTTCGAAGCGCGTGACGGCGAGGAGCGCGACGCCAGCGGGGAGCGGGGCGACTGGTTCTACCTCGGCGTCGGGGCGAGCCTCTGGGTGGGGTGGGTCGTCACGACGGCGGTCGGGGTCGGTCTCGGCCGCGGCCTCCCCGACTCGTGGGGCCTCGACTTCGCCGTTCCGCTCATCTTCCTCGCGCTGCTCGTCCCGCGCATCGAGGACGGCACGACCGCCGCCGCCGGGGTCGTCGCCGGTCTCGTCGCCCTGTTCGGGAGCGGGCTTCCGTACGAACTCGGCCTCCCGCTCGCCGCGGCGGTCGGCGTCGGCGTCGGCCTCGTCGCCGAGGAGGTGCGCGGTCGGTGA
- a CDS encoding ABC transporter permease, whose amino-acid sequence MSRLRYTINRLLQAIPVVVGIITITFLLTDAIPGDPVQIMLGPSPSAQQAAAIRAKFGLDQPLHIRYLNYLLDVVRGDLGTSIYYGVPVTEKIMERLPVTLLLLASSFAFALVTAVPLGIISARRRNKPTDHVSRVVALLGVSTPSFWIGLMLIIVFAFQLDLLPATNLVMPWAAPENVEGAETRLGVVATAVEHLILPTITLGTLQMAAFTRIERSSMLEVLNQEYVKLARAYGVKESTIVRKHAFRNAQLPLITIVGLQLTQALGGAVLTETVFSISGMGRLIITAIQNQDFQLVMGTTLVFGLVFVIGVIITDLSYAYVDPRVSFDESE is encoded by the coding sequence GTGAGCAGACTCCGCTACACGATCAATCGGCTCCTGCAGGCGATTCCGGTCGTCGTCGGTATCATCACCATCACGTTCTTGCTGACCGACGCCATCCCGGGCGACCCCGTCCAGATCATGCTGGGGCCGTCGCCCAGCGCCCAGCAGGCCGCGGCCATCCGGGCGAAGTTCGGCCTCGACCAGCCGCTGCACATTCGATACCTCAACTACCTGCTCGACGTCGTCCGCGGGGACCTCGGGACGAGCATCTACTACGGGGTTCCGGTCACCGAGAAGATCATGGAGCGGCTCCCGGTGACGCTCCTCCTGCTCGCGTCGAGCTTCGCGTTCGCGCTCGTGACGGCGGTCCCGCTCGGCATCATCTCGGCCCGACGGCGGAACAAGCCGACCGACCACGTCTCGCGCGTCGTGGCCCTGCTCGGCGTCTCAACGCCCTCTTTCTGGATCGGGCTGATGCTCATCATCGTCTTCGCGTTCCAGCTAGACCTCCTCCCGGCGACGAACCTCGTCATGCCGTGGGCCGCCCCCGAGAACGTCGAGGGGGCAGAGACCCGACTCGGCGTCGTCGCGACCGCCGTCGAGCACCTCATCCTCCCGACCATCACCCTCGGGACGCTCCAGATGGCCGCGTTCACGCGTATCGAACGGTCGTCGATGCTCGAAGTGCTGAATCAGGAGTACGTCAAGCTCGCGCGGGCGTACGGCGTCAAGGAGTCGACCATCGTCCGGAAACACGCGTTCCGCAACGCACAGCTCCCCCTCATCACCATCGTCGGGCTCCAGTTGACCCAGGCGCTCGGCGGTGCCGTGTTGACCGAGACGGTCTTCTCCATCAGCGGGATGGGCCGGCTCATCATCACGGCCATCCAGAACCAGGACTTTCAGCTCGTGATGGGGACGACGCTCGTGTTCGGCCTCGTGTTCGTCATCGGCGTCATCATCACCGACCTGTCGTACGCGTACGTCGACCCGCGCGTGTCGTTCGACGAGAGTGAGTAA
- a CDS encoding AzlD domain-containing protein, which translates to MTSPIAQTTYGPASVWAVIVAVGVCTFGIRLSFIYLFGHVDAVPPRVTQALRYVPAAVLAALVVPAIVSIEPSLGETLTADRFLAGVVAALVAWYTEDVTATILVGLAALWVIRFVVPV; encoded by the coding sequence GTGACATCACCGATCGCACAGACCACCTACGGCCCGGCGAGCGTGTGGGCGGTCATCGTCGCGGTCGGCGTCTGTACCTTCGGCATCCGCCTGTCGTTCATCTACCTGTTCGGCCACGTCGACGCCGTCCCGCCGCGGGTGACCCAGGCGCTCCGGTACGTCCCCGCGGCGGTGCTCGCCGCGCTCGTCGTGCCGGCCATCGTCTCCATCGAGCCCTCGCTGGGGGAGACGCTCACCGCCGACCGGTTCCTCGCGGGCGTGGTCGCCGCGCTCGTCGCCTGGTACACGGAGGACGTCACGGCGACGATTCTGGTGGGGCTGGCGGCGCTGTGGGTGATCCGGTTCGTCGTTCCGGTGTGA
- a CDS encoding ABC transporter ATP-binding protein, translating into MTEPLLSVENLQTRFYTEEGVVRAVDGVSFDVYEGEIVGLVGESGAGKSVATTSIMRLVEEPGEIVGGRVEFKGEPIVDIVEDGGKRRRSDEMLSNREMRTRIRGREIAIIFQDPMEALNPVFTVGSQLREFIEINRDVSKQEAKETAIEMLHEVGIPEPESRYDSYPHQFSGGMRQRVLIAMALSCEPSLIIADEPTTALDVTVEGQILDLVDDLQAKYDTSFIWVTHDMGVVAEVCDRVNVMYLGEIIEQAPVDDLFYETKHPYTEALLRSIPRPDQRVDELEPITGVMPEAIDPPSGCRFHTRCPEAREVCPRVEPAYQEVADGHHVSCVKYEDVGYDESPPLDTEATNAFAASGMLDEEAETDGGSR; encoded by the coding sequence ATGACCGAACCACTACTCAGCGTCGAGAACTTACAGACCCGCTTCTACACCGAAGAAGGCGTCGTCCGCGCCGTCGACGGCGTGAGCTTCGACGTCTACGAGGGCGAAATCGTCGGTCTCGTCGGGGAGTCCGGCGCCGGCAAGTCCGTCGCCACCACGTCCATCATGCGACTCGTCGAGGAACCCGGCGAAATCGTCGGCGGGCGCGTCGAGTTCAAGGGCGAACCCATCGTCGATATCGTCGAGGACGGGGGGAAGAGACGCCGTTCCGACGAGATGCTCTCGAACCGCGAGATGCGCACGCGCATCCGCGGCCGCGAAATCGCCATCATCTTCCAGGACCCGATGGAGGCGCTCAACCCCGTGTTCACGGTGGGCTCTCAGCTGCGGGAGTTCATCGAGATCAACCGCGACGTCTCGAAGCAAGAAGCGAAAGAGACCGCCATCGAGATGCTCCACGAGGTCGGCATCCCCGAACCGGAGAGCCGGTACGACAGCTACCCACACCAGTTCTCCGGCGGGATGCGCCAGCGCGTCCTCATCGCCATGGCGCTGTCGTGCGAGCCGTCGCTCATCATCGCCGACGAACCGACGACGGCGCTCGACGTCACCGTCGAGGGGCAGATCCTCGACCTCGTCGACGACCTCCAGGCGAAGTACGACACCTCGTTCATCTGGGTGACCCACGACATGGGCGTCGTCGCCGAGGTGTGCGACCGCGTCAACGTGATGTACCTCGGCGAGATTATCGAACAGGCCCCCGTGGACGACCTCTTCTACGAGACGAAACACCCCTACACGGAGGCGCTCCTGCGGTCGATTCCGCGACCCGACCAGCGCGTCGACGAACTCGAACCCATCACGGGCGTGATGCCCGAGGCCATCGATCCCCCTTCGGGCTGTCGGTTCCACACCCGATGTCCCGAGGCGCGCGAGGTCTGTCCCCGCGTCGAGCCGGCGTACCAGGAAGTCGCGGACGGCCACCACGTCTCCTGCGTCAAGTACGAGGACGTCGGCTACGACGAGTCGCCACCGCTCGACACCGAGGCGACGAACGCCTTCGCGGCGAGCGGTATGCTCGACGAAGAGGCCGAAACCGACGGAGGGAGCCGATGA